The Candidatus Effluviviaceae Genus V sp. region CGCGCAGTGGCACTATCCGTTCGAGAACGAGGACCTCTTCGACGCGCACTTCCCGGCCGACTTCATCGCCGAGGGCGTCGACCAGACGCGCGGCTGGTTCTACTCGCTTCTGGCCATTTCGACGATGATCTCCGGCACCTCCTCGTTCAAACGCTGCGTCGTCAACGACATGGTTCTCGACGCCGAGGGCAAGAAGATGTCGAAGTCGGTCGGCAACGTCGCCGACTCGTTCGAGATCATGGCGACGGTCGGGGCCGACGCGCTCAGGTGGTACATGATGTCGTCGAGCCCGCCTTGGCTCCCGAAGAAGTTCGACGAGGCCGGGGTCCGCGAGGCCGCGAGCAAGGTGATCGACACCCTCCGGAACACCTACGGCTTCTTCGCGCTCTACGCGAACATCGACGGGTTCGAGCCTGAGGCGCACGCGGTCGAGCGCGCCGAGCGACCGCTGGTCGACCGCTGGATGATCTCGCGGCTCAACTCGACCGTCGAAGCGACGGCGCGCGCCATGGAGTCGTACGACCTGACGAAGGCGGCCCGAACGCTTCAGACCTTCATCCTCGAGGACGTCTCGAACTGGTATGTCCGTCTCTCCAGACCGCGCTTCTGGAAGGGCGAGATGGACGTTGAGAAGCGCTCGGCGTTCTCCACGCTCTTCGAGGTGCTGGTGACGGCGTCGCAGGCGATGGCGCCGTTCGCCCCGTTTCTCTCAGAGGCTGTGCACACGCGTCTCACGGAGACCGACGGAGATGCGACGAGCGTCCACCTCGTCTCCTATCCTCAGGCCGACGAGGCCGCCGCCGATCGGGAACTCGAGAGCGCGATGGAGACGGCGCGGAGGATCGTGGCGCTCGGCCGCGCGGCGCGCAACAGCGCGTCGATCAAGGTGCGCCAGCCGCTCTCCCGGCTGCTCGTGGCGGGCGTCTCGGAGAAGCAGCGGGCCGGTGTTGCGCAACTCGAGCAGCTCGTACTCTCGGAGCTCAACGTCAAGTCGCTCGAGTGGTCCGAGGCCGAGGACCTTTCGAGCCTCTCTGCCGCTCCGGTTTTTCCGGCGCTCGGACCGAAGCACGGGAAGAGCGTCAACGCGGTCGCCGAGGCGATCCGCGGCCTCGGGTCGGAGTCCGCTGGGAAACTGGCGGCCGGAGAGAGCGTCGAAACACAGGTGGACGGAAGCGCGATTGTCGTCGAGCCGTCGGACGTCACGATAGAAACGGGTGCCAGGCCCGGACTGGCG contains the following coding sequences:
- a CDS encoding class I tRNA ligase family protein, encoding AVEGMTGELDLHKPFVDGVVLSCSECDGVMRRTPEVIDCWFDTGSMPYAQWHYPFENEDLFDAHFPADFIAEGVDQTRGWFYSLLAISTMISGTSSFKRCVVNDMVLDAEGKKMSKSVGNVADSFEIMATVGADALRWYMMSSSPPWLPKKFDEAGVREAASKVIDTLRNTYGFFALYANIDGFEPEAHAVERAERPLVDRWMISRLNSTVEATARAMESYDLTKAARTLQTFILEDVSNWYVRLSRPRFWKGEMDVEKRSAFSTLFEVLVTASQAMAPFAPFLSEAVHTRLTETDGDATSVHLVSYPQADEAAADRELESAMETARRIVALGRAARNSASIKVRQPLSRLLVAGVSEKQRAGVAQLEQLVLSELNVKSLEWSEAEDLSSLSAAPVFPALGPKHGKSVNAVAEAIRGLGSESAGKLAAGESVETQVDGSAIVVEPSDVTIETGARPGLAVETDQTMTVALDTEMTEELRDEGFAREFINKVQFMRKDAGFEVVDHIRVWYETSPRLTSALEKHAERISRETLADAFEEGKETGELEREWDVNGEKARIAVARVK